Part of the Actinomyces howellii genome, CACGTGCCACCATGAGGCCGTGCCCTCTCACGCGTCCTCCAGGCCCGGCCCCACCACGGGTCATGAGCCGGTCACGGCTCCGTCCGAGGGTTGGCCGGCCGCCCCGGCGGCCGCCGAGATGCTCACCGTCGCGCGCGGTGAGCAGCCCGAGATCGACCTGGAGGTCAAGCGCTCCCACTTCCTGGGGCGGGCCTGCCGCGCTGACAGCGAGGAGGAGGCGCGCGCCTTCATCGCCTCGGTCCGTGCCCGCTACCCCGACGCCCGGCACCACTGCCATGCCTTCATCGTCGGCCGGCCCGGTGCCCAGGCAGCCGCGACCGTCGAGCGCTCGAGCGACGACGGCGAGCCCCCCGGCACCGCGGGACAGCCCATGCTCGAGGTGCTGCGCGGCTCGGGGCTGGGCTGCACGGTCGTCGTCGTCACCCGCTACTTCGGCGGGACGCTCCTGGGTGCAGGCGGCCTCGTGCGCGCTTACTCCGAGGCCACGGCCCGTGCCCTGGAGGCCTGTTCCCGTGTGCGGATGACCACCCGGCACCTGTGGGAGGTGCGGGTCCCTGTCGCTGAGGCGGGCAGGCTCGAGGCCGGCCTCCGCGCCCGCGGCGAGCAGCGGCCCGGCGAGTCGGCCGCCCCGGCGGGCATCGGGGTGGAGGGGACCACGTGGGGCGCCTCGGAGGCGGTCCTGCTCGTGTCGAGCGACGATGCCGACGCCGCCGCCCTGGCCGCTCTCGTCTCCTCCCTGACCCGGGGACGGGCGTGTCCTGCGCCGGCCGGGACCCGGGTCCTCGAGCTGCCTGCCGACTGAGCCGCCTGTCGGTCGCACCGCCCGCCTGAGCGGGGCCGCCCCGCGCGCCGCGGACCTGTCGGGGCCGCCGGCCGCCGGCCCCAGCCACCGGCCCCGA contains:
- a CDS encoding IMPACT family protein is translated as MPSHASSRPGPTTGHEPVTAPSEGWPAAPAAAEMLTVARGEQPEIDLEVKRSHFLGRACRADSEEEARAFIASVRARYPDARHHCHAFIVGRPGAQAAATVERSSDDGEPPGTAGQPMLEVLRGSGLGCTVVVVTRYFGGTLLGAGGLVRAYSEATARALEACSRVRMTTRHLWEVRVPVAEAGRLEAGLRARGEQRPGESAAPAGIGVEGTTWGASEAVLLVSSDDADAAALAALVSSLTRGRACPAPAGTRVLELPAD